The following proteins are co-located in the Streptomyces sp. NBC_01198 genome:
- the nrfD gene encoding NrfD/PsrC family molybdoenzyme membrane anchor subunit, translated as MTGAEGAVPAGEYRSYYGRPVLKPPVWGWPIPAYFFTGGLSAGGALLAAGADLTGRPALRRAGRLGGFVALGVSSYLLIDDLGRPERFHHMLRVAKPTSPMSVGTWILAAYGPGSALAAAAELLPAAVRATLPGRLMTAAARPAGLSAALLAPALASYTAVLISQTAVPAWHEARKELPFVFTGSAAASGGGLGMLLVPVAEAGPARRLGAAGAVAELVASRMIERRPGLVPTAYTTGRAHRLRRAAEVLTLGGAVAAVTVARRSRPAAAAAGLALLAGSVLQRFGVFEAGVASTKDPAYVVVPQRERLNSTGGVAREAGPAADRAPGPVT; from the coding sequence ATGACCGGGGCCGAGGGCGCCGTGCCGGCGGGCGAGTACCGCTCCTACTACGGCCGGCCGGTGCTCAAACCGCCGGTGTGGGGCTGGCCGATCCCCGCGTACTTCTTCACCGGCGGGCTGTCGGCCGGGGGCGCGCTGCTCGCGGCCGGCGCCGACCTGACCGGGCGTCCGGCGTTGCGCAGGGCAGGGCGCCTGGGCGGCTTCGTGGCGCTGGGTGTCAGCAGCTACCTGCTGATCGACGACCTGGGGCGGCCGGAACGCTTCCACCACATGCTGCGGGTCGCCAAGCCGACCTCCCCGATGTCGGTCGGCACCTGGATCCTGGCGGCCTACGGGCCCGGCAGCGCGCTGGCCGCCGCGGCGGAACTACTGCCGGCCGCCGTCCGCGCCACCCTTCCGGGCCGGCTGATGACGGCGGCCGCCCGGCCCGCCGGGCTGTCCGCGGCCCTTCTCGCGCCGGCGCTCGCGTCCTACACGGCGGTGCTCATCTCCCAGACGGCCGTCCCTGCCTGGCACGAGGCCCGCAAGGAACTGCCGTTCGTCTTCACCGGATCGGCGGCGGCCAGCGGCGGCGGGCTGGGGATGCTGCTGGTGCCGGTGGCCGAGGCGGGCCCCGCCCGCCGGCTCGGCGCGGCCGGTGCGGTGGCGGAACTCGTCGCGTCGCGGATGATCGAGCGGCGGCCCGGGCTGGTGCCCACGGCGTACACCACCGGCCGGGCCCACCGGCTGCGCCGGGCGGCGGAGGTCCTCACGCTGGGCGGTGCGGTCGCCGCGGTGACGGTGGCCCGCCGCAGCCGCCCGGCCGCCGCGGCTGCCGGGCTGGCCCTGCTCGCCGGCAGCGTCCTGCAGCGCTTCGGCGTGTTCGAGGCGGGTGTGGCGTCCACCAAGGACCCGGCCTACGTCGTGGTGCCGCAGCGGGAGCGGCTGAACTCCACCGGCGGGGTGGCCCGTGAGGCCGGGCCCGCCGCCGACCGGGCCCCCGGGCCGGTCACATGA
- a CDS encoding 4Fe-4S dicluster domain-containing protein, translating to MTHEHSFYGPLADPAGDAGHRDHPPRMGFFTDTSVCIGCKACEVACKEWNEVPEDGLDLLGMSFDNTGMLGASSWRHVAFIEQEATLGRQDAGLSTLPTGPSGTVVADGTVSQALPEAARGGADLGTAPVHLGFPSFDLPGAGSGAESRTSFRWLMSSDVCKHCTHAGCLDVCPTGALFRTEFGSVVVQQDICNGCGYCVSGCPYGVIDRRPDDGRAFKCTLCYDRLRGDMEPACAQACPTKSIQFGPLDELRDRAALRLEQLHEAGVGEARLYGHDPDDGVGGDGAFFLLLDDPEVYGLPPDPVVPTRHLPEMWGYAGVAASALLAAATAVFVGGGRR from the coding sequence ATGACGCACGAGCACAGTTTCTACGGGCCGCTCGCCGACCCCGCCGGGGACGCCGGGCACCGCGACCACCCACCGAGGATGGGCTTCTTCACCGACACCTCGGTGTGCATCGGCTGCAAGGCGTGCGAGGTGGCCTGCAAGGAGTGGAACGAGGTGCCCGAGGACGGGCTCGACCTGCTCGGCATGTCCTTCGACAACACCGGCATGCTGGGCGCCAGTTCCTGGCGGCACGTCGCCTTCATCGAGCAGGAGGCCACGCTGGGCCGGCAGGACGCGGGCCTGTCGACCCTTCCCACCGGTCCCTCGGGCACCGTCGTGGCGGACGGGACGGTGTCCCAGGCGCTGCCGGAGGCCGCCCGGGGCGGGGCCGATCTCGGCACCGCGCCGGTGCATCTGGGGTTTCCGTCCTTCGACCTGCCCGGCGCCGGCAGCGGCGCGGAGAGCCGTACCTCCTTCCGCTGGCTGATGTCCTCCGACGTGTGCAAGCACTGCACCCACGCCGGGTGCCTCGACGTGTGTCCCACCGGGGCGCTGTTCCGCACCGAGTTCGGCTCCGTGGTCGTCCAGCAGGACATCTGCAACGGCTGCGGCTACTGCGTGTCCGGCTGCCCCTACGGGGTGATCGACCGGCGGCCGGACGACGGCCGGGCGTTCAAGTGCACGCTGTGCTACGACCGGTTGCGCGGCGACATGGAACCGGCGTGCGCGCAGGCGTGCCCCACCAAGTCCATCCAGTTCGGCCCGCTCGACGAGCTCCGCGACCGGGCGGCGCTGCGCCTGGAGCAGCTGCACGAGGCGGGGGTGGGCGAGGCCCGGCTGTACGGCCATGATCCCGACGACGGGGTGGGCGGCGACGGCGCGTTCTTCCTGCTGCTGGACGACCCGGAGGTCTACGGGCTGCCGCCGGACCCGGTGGTGCCCACCCGTCACCTCCCGGAGATGTGGGGCTACGCCGGAGTCGCCGCCTCGGCGCTGCTGGCCGCGGCGACCGCCGTCTTCGTGGGCGGGGGCCGGCGATGA
- the fdh gene encoding formate dehydrogenase, translated as MGVKRWIGKWPVYRQLTGDDPLGRGKAAQSPRSAALAPRTESADRVIDSVCPYCAVGCAQRVFVKDEQVIQIEGNPDSPISRGRLCPKGSASRQLVTGPQRVQKVRYRPPYGTEWQDLDLDTAMDMVVDRVLDARRKGWQDVDGSGNKLRRTMGIASLGGATLDNEENYLIKKLFTALGALQVENQARIUHSATVPGLGTSFGRGGATDYQQDLANADCIIIMGSNMAEAHPVGFQWVMEAKGRGARVIHIDPRFTRTSALADQHVTVRAGTDIAFLGGVIHYILSHDLYFKEYVQAYTNASFLLNEGYQDTEDLDGLFGGYDARTASYDSSVWAYESTVAEQKSGRRAKEQSHSYQHGASGPVVEGSAQEIAADPTLEHPRSVFQVLKRHFSRYTPEMVERICGVPQDLFLEVCRAWTANSGRERTSGLVYSVGWTQHTVGAQYIRAGSIIQLLLGNIGRPGGGIYALRGHASIQGSTDIPTLFNLLPGYLPMPDTTHEDLGSYLDAISGHNQKGFWGNADAYTISLLKEYWGDAATAENDFCFDYLPRINGDHGTYRTVMDMVDGKVSGYFLLGQNPAVGSAHGRMQRLGMANLDWLVVRDLAMIESATFWKDAPEIETGEITPESCRTEVFFFPAASHVEKSGTFTQTQRMLQWRDQAVEPAGDQRSELWFFHNLCLRLKARLAGSTDERDRPLLDLAWDYAAEGDEPSAADVLRHINGIDLGTGRTVSGYADLKADGSTSCGCWIYSGVYADEVNQARRRTPRFKCGPYDPEWGWTWPMNRRVLYNRASADLQGRPWSERKALVWWDAERGEWTGHDTPDFQTTKPPDFRPAEGASGPDALRGDDAFIMMSDGKAWLFAPTGLADGPMPTHYEPAESPTRNLLYGQQANPVRKVYGREDNPSNPAGPDPHSDVFPFVFSTSRLTEHHTAGAMSRQLPYLAELQPELFVEVSPELAAERGLRHLDWGHVVTARTAVEARVVVTDRMAPLRIDGRVIHQVWMPYHWGGTGLTTGDVVNDLIGVVVDPNVFIQESKVLTCDVRPGRRPRGPALLEYVEDYRRRAGVTAETGTCVVTSGEGDRPSHPESDGPEETP; from the coding sequence ATGGGCGTGAAACGGTGGATCGGGAAGTGGCCGGTGTACCGCCAGCTCACCGGGGACGACCCGTTGGGCCGGGGCAAGGCGGCCCAGTCCCCGCGCTCGGCCGCACTCGCGCCCCGCACCGAAAGCGCCGACCGGGTGATCGACTCGGTCTGTCCTTACTGCGCCGTGGGCTGCGCGCAGCGGGTCTTCGTCAAGGACGAGCAGGTCATCCAGATCGAGGGCAACCCGGACAGCCCCATCTCGCGCGGCCGGCTGTGCCCGAAGGGCTCGGCCAGCAGGCAGCTCGTCACCGGACCCCAGCGCGTGCAGAAGGTGCGCTACCGCCCGCCTTACGGCACCGAGTGGCAGGACCTGGACCTGGACACCGCCATGGACATGGTGGTCGACCGGGTGCTGGACGCCCGGCGGAAGGGCTGGCAGGACGTCGACGGGTCGGGGAACAAGCTCCGCCGGACGATGGGCATCGCCAGCCTCGGCGGCGCCACGCTGGACAACGAGGAAAACTACCTGATCAAGAAGCTGTTCACCGCCCTGGGCGCGCTACAGGTGGAGAACCAGGCGCGTATTTGACACTCCGCCACGGTTCCCGGTCTGGGAACCTCGTTCGGGCGCGGTGGTGCGACCGATTACCAGCAGGACCTGGCCAACGCCGACTGCATCATCATCATGGGCTCGAACATGGCCGAGGCCCACCCCGTCGGTTTCCAGTGGGTGATGGAGGCCAAGGGGCGCGGAGCCCGGGTCATCCACATCGACCCGCGGTTCACCCGTACCAGCGCGCTGGCGGACCAGCACGTCACGGTGCGGGCGGGTACCGACATCGCCTTCCTCGGCGGCGTGATCCACTACATCCTGTCCCACGACCTGTACTTCAAGGAGTACGTGCAGGCGTACACCAACGCCTCGTTCCTGCTGAACGAGGGGTACCAGGACACCGAGGACCTGGACGGGCTGTTCGGCGGGTACGACGCGCGGACCGCCTCGTACGACTCGTCGGTCTGGGCGTACGAGAGCACCGTGGCCGAGCAGAAGTCGGGGCGGCGGGCGAAGGAGCAGTCCCACTCGTACCAGCACGGCGCGAGCGGTCCGGTCGTGGAGGGGTCCGCGCAGGAGATCGCGGCCGACCCGACGCTGGAGCATCCGCGGTCCGTCTTCCAGGTGCTCAAGCGGCACTTCTCCCGCTACACCCCGGAGATGGTGGAGCGGATCTGCGGAGTGCCCCAGGACCTCTTCCTCGAGGTCTGCCGTGCCTGGACCGCCAACTCCGGTCGCGAGCGCACCTCCGGGCTGGTGTACAGCGTGGGCTGGACCCAGCACACCGTCGGCGCCCAGTACATCCGGGCCGGGTCGATCATCCAGCTCCTGCTGGGCAACATCGGCCGTCCCGGTGGCGGGATCTACGCGCTGCGCGGTCACGCCAGCATCCAGGGCTCCACCGACATCCCGACGCTGTTCAACCTGCTCCCCGGCTACCTGCCGATGCCCGACACCACCCACGAGGACCTGGGCAGCTACCTGGACGCCATCAGCGGCCACAACCAGAAGGGGTTCTGGGGGAACGCCGACGCCTACACGATCTCGCTGCTCAAGGAGTACTGGGGAGACGCGGCGACGGCGGAGAACGACTTCTGCTTCGACTACCTGCCCCGCATCAACGGCGACCACGGCACCTATCGCACGGTGATGGACATGGTCGACGGCAAGGTCTCGGGTTACTTCCTGCTCGGTCAGAACCCCGCGGTCGGCTCGGCCCACGGCCGCATGCAGCGCCTGGGCATGGCCAACCTCGACTGGCTGGTCGTCCGCGACCTCGCCATGATCGAGAGTGCCACCTTCTGGAAGGACGCCCCGGAGATCGAGACCGGGGAGATCACCCCGGAGAGCTGCCGCACGGAGGTGTTCTTCTTCCCCGCGGCCTCGCACGTGGAGAAGTCCGGCACCTTCACCCAGACGCAGCGGATGCTGCAATGGCGCGACCAGGCCGTAGAACCTGCCGGTGACCAGCGCTCCGAGCTGTGGTTCTTCCACAACCTGTGCCTGCGGCTCAAGGCGCGGCTGGCCGGCTCGACCGACGAGCGGGACCGTCCCCTGCTGGACCTGGCATGGGACTACGCGGCCGAGGGCGACGAGCCGTCAGCGGCCGACGTGCTGCGGCACATCAACGGCATCGATCTGGGCACCGGCCGTACGGTCAGCGGCTACGCCGATCTGAAGGCGGACGGCAGCACGTCCTGTGGCTGCTGGATCTACAGCGGTGTCTACGCCGACGAGGTCAACCAGGCCCGGCGCCGCACCCCGCGCTTCAAGTGCGGTCCCTACGACCCCGAGTGGGGCTGGACCTGGCCGATGAACCGGCGGGTGCTGTACAACCGTGCGTCCGCCGACCTGCAGGGGCGTCCCTGGAGCGAGCGCAAGGCGCTGGTGTGGTGGGACGCGGAGCGCGGCGAGTGGACCGGGCACGACACACCGGACTTCCAGACCACCAAGCCGCCGGACTTCCGGCCGGCCGAGGGCGCCTCCGGGCCCGACGCGCTCCGCGGTGACGACGCGTTCATCATGATGTCGGACGGGAAGGCCTGGCTGTTCGCCCCGACCGGGCTGGCCGACGGCCCCATGCCCACCCATTACGAGCCCGCCGAGTCGCCGACGCGCAACCTGCTGTACGGCCAGCAGGCCAACCCGGTGCGCAAGGTCTACGGGCGTGAGGACAACCCGAGCAACCCCGCCGGGCCAGACCCCCACAGCGACGTCTTCCCGTTCGTCTTCAGCACCTCCCGCCTCACCGAGCACCACACCGCCGGCGCCATGAGCCGCCAGCTCCCCTACCTGGCGGAACTCCAGCCGGAGCTGTTCGTGGAGGTGTCGCCGGAGCTTGCGGCCGAGCGGGGCCTGCGCCATCTCGACTGGGGTCATGTGGTCACCGCCCGGACCGCGGTGGAGGCCCGGGTGGTCGTCACCGACCGGATGGCGCCGCTGCGGATCGACGGCCGGGTGATCCACCAGGTCTGGATGCCATACCACTGGGGCGGGACCGGCCTGACGACCGGGGACGTGGTGAACGACCTGATCGGCGTGGTGGTCGACCCGAACGTGTTCATCCAGGAGAGCAAGGTCCTGACCTGCGACGTCCGGCCAGGGCGCCGCCCGAGAGGTCCGGCGCTGCTGGAGTACGTCGAGGACTACCGGCGGCGCGCCGGGGTCACGGCGGAGACCGGCACCTGCGTCGTGACGTCCGGAGAGGGCGACAGGCCCAGTCACCCAGAGTCAGACGGCCCGGAGGAAACACCATGA
- a CDS encoding nuclear transport factor 2 family protein → MTTLEALAARLDRVEAELALHRLAHDYCAGADHHDRLRWEGVWALDAIWETSPHRVFIGLEAICAAVEQQWRTFPVMQHATANHTVTISGDAATGRSDVVVLAQLPDRHWVVGGGSYEDEYRRREGVWRMTRRRVMQPFDLMLMLGDGPAPFGGAVRVHADR, encoded by the coding sequence ATGACAACGCTGGAAGCCCTCGCCGCCCGCCTCGACCGCGTCGAAGCAGAGCTTGCACTGCACCGTTTAGCCCACGACTACTGCGCGGGCGCCGACCACCACGACCGGCTCCGCTGGGAGGGGGTATGGGCACTGGACGCCATCTGGGAGACCAGCCCCCACCGCGTCTTCATAGGCCTGGAAGCGATCTGCGCCGCGGTCGAGCAGCAGTGGCGCACCTTCCCCGTCATGCAGCACGCCACCGCGAACCACACCGTGACCATCAGCGGGGACGCGGCCACGGGGCGCTCCGACGTCGTGGTCCTGGCCCAACTGCCCGACCGTCACTGGGTCGTCGGAGGAGGCAGTTACGAAGACGAGTACCGCCGCCGGGAGGGGGTCTGGCGGATGACACGGCGCAGGGTGATGCAGCCCTTCGACCTGATGCTGATGCTCGGTGACGGACCGGCACCCTTCGGCGGCGCCGTCCGCGTCCACGCCGACCGGTAG
- a CDS encoding alpha/beta fold hydrolase, producing the protein MGEYVELPGATTWYDTEGAGDPLVLLHGGFCTNETWGAQRPDLAESYRLFLPERRGHGHTPDVAGPLHYQDMADDTVAFLESVVGAPAHLVGWSDGGIVALLVAADRPDLVRKIVVIGANFRPAPESWAEPAMLDAMAPDSTDLAFFREMYEAVAPEGGDWPVVAGKILDLWRTEPTLSTGDLGRIAAPALVMVGDDDMLTPAHTVDLYEALPASQLAVVPGASHLVPLEKPALVNQLVLDFLGSDPAPTMLPVRRAHAPGS; encoded by the coding sequence ATGGGCGAGTACGTGGAACTTCCTGGCGCCACGACCTGGTACGACACCGAGGGCGCGGGCGACCCGCTGGTTCTGCTGCACGGCGGGTTCTGTACGAACGAGACGTGGGGAGCCCAGCGGCCCGACCTGGCAGAGAGCTACCGCCTGTTCCTGCCCGAGCGCCGCGGCCACGGGCACACTCCCGACGTCGCGGGGCCGCTCCACTACCAGGACATGGCTGACGACACCGTGGCCTTCCTCGAGTCGGTCGTCGGCGCTCCCGCGCATCTTGTCGGGTGGAGCGACGGGGGCATCGTCGCGCTGCTCGTGGCCGCCGACCGCCCGGACCTGGTCCGGAAGATCGTCGTGATCGGGGCGAACTTCCGTCCCGCCCCGGAGTCGTGGGCCGAGCCGGCCATGCTGGACGCAATGGCGCCGGACAGTACCGATCTCGCGTTCTTCCGCGAGATGTACGAGGCGGTCGCGCCGGAGGGCGGCGACTGGCCTGTGGTGGCGGGCAAGATCCTCGACCTGTGGCGTACGGAGCCGACGCTCTCCACCGGCGACCTGGGCCGCATCGCCGCGCCGGCCCTGGTGATGGTCGGGGACGACGACATGCTGACGCCGGCGCACACGGTCGACCTGTACGAGGCGCTGCCGGCGTCGCAACTGGCCGTCGTGCCCGGTGCCTCGCACCTCGTTCCGCTGGAGAAGCCCGCGCTGGTCAACCAGTTGGTGCTGGACTTCCTCGGGAGCGATCCGGCTCCGACGATGCTTCCCGTCCGGCGTGCGCACGCGCCGGGCTCCTGA
- a CDS encoding SDR family NAD(P)-dependent oxidoreductase, whose product MTARFTGKTALVTGAGSGIGRAVALAFASEGAAVAAAGRTASSLDETVALIEKAGGTGLAMAADVTSSADVKALVQRTAEHFGSLDIAVNNAGVVRGGAPVADLPEEDWHTLLQTNLTGVLLCLQAEVARMRGQSTGGAIVNVASNLGAHMRVPGLAGYITTKAAVSALSRAAALDHIGDGIRINAVSPGPTDTPMSLRPGETDADRADRMKGAVPLGRVSSTAEIAAAVLYLASPDAASVVGADLVVDSGATA is encoded by the coding sequence ATGACCGCACGCTTCACCGGCAAGACCGCCCTCGTCACCGGCGCCGGCTCCGGCATCGGCCGCGCCGTCGCACTCGCCTTCGCCTCCGAAGGAGCGGCGGTCGCCGCCGCCGGGCGTACCGCGTCGTCCCTCGACGAGACGGTCGCCCTGATCGAGAAGGCCGGCGGCACGGGACTCGCGATGGCCGCCGACGTCACCAGTTCCGCCGACGTCAAAGCCCTCGTGCAGCGCACCGCGGAACACTTCGGCAGCCTCGACATCGCCGTCAACAACGCGGGGGTCGTCCGCGGTGGCGCGCCCGTCGCCGACCTCCCCGAGGAGGACTGGCACACCCTGCTCCAGACGAACCTCACCGGCGTTCTCCTCTGCCTCCAGGCCGAGGTCGCCCGGATGCGCGGCCAGTCCACCGGCGGCGCGATCGTCAACGTGGCCTCCAACCTCGGTGCCCACATGCGCGTTCCGGGCCTCGCCGGCTACATCACCACCAAGGCGGCCGTCTCGGCCCTCAGCCGGGCCGCGGCCCTCGACCACATCGGCGACGGCATCCGCATCAACGCCGTCAGCCCGGGCCCCACCGACACCCCCATGTCCCTGCGCCCCGGCGAGACCGACGCCGACCGCGCCGACCGGATGAAGGGCGCCGTACCTCTCGGCCGGGTCTCCAGCACCGCGGAGATCGCGGCGGCCGTCCTCTATCTCGCCTCGCCCGACGCCGCCAGCGTCGTCGGCGCCGACCTCGTCGTCGACAGCGGCGCCACGGCCTGA
- a CDS encoding MFS transporter yields the protein MAATGSRHSSTAVRATSTSAPAADGSTTAAATRPAFVLLGAVQISLIFTLTSLVVPLPRIGREFSLGRDDLILLSAAYGLAFAGLLLFGGRVADRFGGRRALTAGLLVFTAASLAAAVAPGPHTLLTARFGQGVGAAVTAPAAMAVLRAVFPEPLAYGKAMATWGGLSVLGATAGNLLSGVISALATWRLSFAVPVAVAAGALVLAPRLLPATPPGQGRSLDLPGALLAATGTTLASYGLVLTDAHRWSSAAALVPLFLGVGLVAGFLLAERHARDPLLPLGFLRDRRRAVALTAIALTAAGTATTFILLSLHLQQGRGWSALQTSAAFVPFAVALLISGRAAGPLIARYGPRAVTACGLALAATGLALLALTGLAAHTPYAYGLLPGLLLLPAGAAASFAAAAVLATDGVAPHRTGLAAGAMNTAMELGPTVVLAALLTAGSDAASLAVTAAAFAAAALLTIRTA from the coding sequence ATGGCCGCCACGGGCAGCCGCCACAGCAGCACAGCCGTACGCGCGACGAGCACGTCCGCGCCCGCCGCGGACGGATCCACGACCGCAGCTGCGACGAGACCCGCCTTCGTGCTGCTCGGCGCCGTGCAGATATCGCTGATCTTCACTCTCACCTCGCTCGTCGTGCCCCTGCCCCGGATCGGGCGTGAGTTCTCCCTCGGCCGGGACGACCTGATCCTCCTCAGCGCCGCCTACGGACTCGCCTTCGCGGGGCTGCTGCTCTTCGGGGGGCGCGTCGCCGACCGCTTCGGCGGGCGTCGCGCCCTCACCGCCGGGCTGCTGGTGTTCACGGCGGCGTCCCTGGCCGCGGCCGTCGCCCCGGGGCCGCACACCCTGCTCACCGCACGCTTCGGCCAGGGGGTCGGTGCCGCGGTCACCGCGCCCGCCGCGATGGCCGTCCTGCGAGCGGTCTTCCCGGAACCTCTCGCGTACGGCAAGGCCATGGCGACCTGGGGCGGGCTCTCGGTCCTGGGCGCGACCGCGGGCAACCTGCTCTCCGGAGTCATCTCCGCGCTCGCCACCTGGCGCCTGTCCTTCGCCGTCCCCGTCGCCGTCGCAGCCGGCGCACTCGTCCTCGCGCCGCGTCTGCTACCCGCCACCCCGCCGGGCCAGGGCCGGTCCCTCGACCTGCCGGGCGCGCTGCTGGCCGCCACCGGGACCACGCTGGCCAGCTACGGCCTCGTCCTCACCGACGCCCACCGCTGGTCGTCGGCGGCCGCCCTGGTCCCGCTGTTCCTCGGCGTCGGGCTCGTGGCCGGCTTCCTGCTCGCCGAGCGCCACGCCCGCGATCCGCTGCTCCCGCTGGGATTCCTCCGTGACCGCCGCCGCGCCGTCGCGCTCACCGCGATCGCGCTGACCGCTGCCGGGACCGCCACGACGTTCATTCTCCTGTCGCTGCACCTCCAGCAAGGCCGCGGCTGGTCGGCGCTGCAGACCTCCGCCGCCTTCGTACCCTTCGCTGTCGCCCTGCTCATCTCCGGCCGCGCCGCGGGCCCCCTCATCGCCCGCTACGGTCCGCGGGCCGTCACCGCCTGCGGGCTCGCCCTCGCCGCGACCGGTCTCGCCCTGCTCGCGCTCACCGGCCTCGCAGCGCACACCCCGTACGCCTACGGGCTGCTCCCCGGCCTCCTTCTGCTGCCGGCCGGCGCCGCCGCGAGCTTCGCGGCAGCTGCGGTCCTTGCCACCGACGGCGTGGCGCCGCACCGGACCGGACTGGCTGCCGGCGCCATGAACACGGCGATGGAACTGGGTCCGACCGTCGTCCTCGCCGCACTGCTCACCGCCGGCTCCGACGCCGCCTCGCTGGCCGTGACCGCGGCCGCCTTCGCCGCCGCGGCGCTCCTCACCATCCGCACCGCGTAA
- a CDS encoding TetR/AcrR family transcriptional regulator produces MARTKEFDPDAVLQSALELFWQRGYEATSMADLVEHLGIGRASIYATFGNKHELYLKALDRYSEAHDPLLLCELSQPGPALPGVRTVVLRFAAEAASRDGRQKGCFVTNTAAELGPHDAAAARRVESSWDHIETLLHSALVRARAQGELPADRDPRTLARMLLVLMQGMRVVGKVSDDPGRVRDAAEQALTLLA; encoded by the coding sequence GTGGCCAGGACCAAGGAATTCGACCCGGACGCCGTGTTGCAGTCAGCCCTGGAGCTGTTCTGGCAGCGGGGCTACGAGGCAACATCGATGGCGGACCTCGTCGAGCACCTCGGCATCGGGCGGGCCAGCATCTACGCCACCTTCGGGAACAAGCACGAGCTCTACCTGAAGGCCCTGGACCGCTACAGCGAGGCCCACGACCCCCTGCTGCTCTGCGAGTTGTCGCAGCCGGGTCCCGCACTGCCCGGCGTTCGCACCGTCGTGCTGCGCTTCGCGGCCGAGGCCGCCTCCCGTGACGGGCGCCAGAAGGGGTGCTTCGTGACCAACACGGCGGCCGAACTCGGCCCGCACGACGCGGCGGCGGCCCGCCGGGTCGAGTCGAGCTGGGATCACATCGAGACGCTGCTGCACTCGGCACTCGTGCGGGCCCGCGCGCAGGGCGAACTGCCCGCCGACCGCGACCCGCGGACGCTGGCGCGGATGCTGCTGGTGCTGATGCAGGGGATGCGGGTGGTCGGCAAGGTGTCGGACGACCCCGGCCGGGTCCGGGACGCGGCCGAGCAGGCGTTGACGCTGCTGGCCTGA
- a CDS encoding helix-turn-helix domain-containing protein yields MVRREDPELVCVAMAGTGELVLSQSGREAVLQGERVALYDGSRPFAIKLGVGEPATIVRAHVPRALLGLPAGGMEPVLARPVSGQSGFAGLLVNFLSGLAAGPAAYRVDDIPRLARIAQDLLTAFVAHHLDAEGGLPEESRTRALLLRVEAFVQQHLHDPELSPRAVAAAHHVSVSHLHRLFSARDTSLSTWIRRLRLERTRRDLRDAVQHDVPIHTIASRWGFKDHSSFTRSFTAAYGMSPRDYRHSDPGAAPRT; encoded by the coding sequence ATGGTGCGGCGGGAGGATCCCGAACTGGTCTGCGTCGCGATGGCGGGGACGGGCGAGCTCGTGTTGAGCCAGTCAGGACGGGAGGCGGTTCTGCAGGGGGAGCGCGTCGCGCTCTATGACGGTTCGCGTCCCTTCGCCATCAAGCTCGGCGTGGGGGAGCCCGCGACAATTGTGCGCGCGCACGTTCCCAGGGCGCTGCTGGGGCTGCCCGCCGGCGGGATGGAGCCCGTGCTTGCCCGCCCCGTCTCCGGGCAGAGCGGATTCGCCGGACTCCTGGTGAACTTCCTCAGCGGCCTGGCGGCCGGTCCCGCGGCCTATCGAGTCGACGACATCCCCCGCCTGGCCCGGATCGCCCAGGACCTGCTGACCGCGTTCGTGGCCCACCATCTCGACGCGGAAGGCGGACTCCCGGAGGAGTCCCGCACGCGGGCGCTTCTGCTGCGCGTCGAGGCGTTCGTCCAGCAGCACCTGCACGACCCGGAGCTGTCGCCGCGCGCCGTCGCCGCCGCACACCATGTCTCGGTGAGTCACCTGCACCGCCTGTTCAGCGCACGCGACACCAGCCTCAGCACCTGGATCCGCCGTCTGCGCCTCGAACGCACCCGACGCGATCTCCGCGACGCGGTGCAGCACGATGTGCCCATCCACACGATCGCGTCGCGCTGGGGCTTCAAGGACCACTCCAGCTTCACCCGCAGCTTCACCGCCGCCTACGGCATGTCACCCCGGGACTACCGCCACAGCGACCCGGGCGCGGCTCCCCGGACGTAA
- a CDS encoding peptidase inhibitor family I36 protein: protein MRKIAVLAAALVAGAYNAQSAVNHTPYQATVYTGKQCTGSSDGLAPGAARSLAATWDHNASVCLT, encoded by the coding sequence ATGCGGAAGATCGCAGTCCTGGCCGCCGCGCTCGTCGCCGGCGCATACAACGCCCAATCCGCCGTCAACCACACCCCGTACCAGGCCACGGTCTACACGGGCAAGCAGTGCACCGGCAGCAGCGATGGCCTCGCCCCCGGAGCGGCCCGCAGCCTGGCCGCGACCTGGGACCACAACGCGTCGGTCTGCTTGACGTAG